ATCCGCAGAGCAGAACGGCCGCCAAATTGGCGGCCGTTTTGTCTCTTGCGGCGGTCAGCCGCCCCAGTTCTGATAGGGATTGCTGTATTCGACCGGCGCCGAGTACGGGACTGGGCGAGGAGCATAGGCGAAGCCCTCAGCCGCGCGCGGCGTGAGCTGGGGGACGAAGGTCTGGCCAGCAGGGGCGACATGGTGTCGATGATGCACGGTCCCCGCACTAACCGAGGCGGTCAGGGCGACGAGAACACCCAAAGCCAAGATCGTACGCATCGCATTGCTCCAAGGTGAGTGGCTATGCGTACTACGTAGGACCAGGGTTTTACCGCACCATCCGCCGCTCCTTCACGACTGCTCACATCTGCGGCATCGCTGATGCCGCAGGCCCTCACATCACCACGACCTTGGTGCCGACATTGACGCGGCCGTAGAGGTCGATGACGTCCTCGTTGCGCATGCGGATGCAGCCGGAGGAGACGTTGGTGCCGATGGTCCAGGGTTCGTTGGAGCCGTGGATGCGGTAGAGCGTGGAGCCCAGATACATCGCGCGCGCGCCGAGCGGATTTTCCGGGCCGCCTTCCATGTGCCGCGGCAGATCGGGGCGGCGGGCAAGCATTTCCGCCGGCGGCGTCCAATTCGGCCATTCGCGCTTGGCCGTGATCGACTTCACGCCGGACCAGGTGAAGCCCTCGCGTCCGACGCCGATGCCGTAACGCATCGCTCGGCCGTTGCCCTCGACGAGATAGAGAAACTTGTTCGAGGAATCGACCACGATCGTGCCGGCACTTTCCTTGCCGCTGTAGTCAACAAGTTGTTTCTCGAATTTCGGATCGAACGGACGCTGCCGCGGATCGATCGCCTCCTGCTGGAGACTTGCGCCTTGCTGATATCCACCCTGCATCTGCAGCTCGCCCATCGGCGGCAGGCCGCGCGGATCGGCATAGGCGGGCTGCTGCTGATAGATCGACTGCTGCGGCGCATAGGCCGGGCCGCGGCCGGGTCCGTCGCCGAACAGGAACTCGATGAAGCCGCCGCCCATGTTGGCATTGGAGGCGACGCGCACCGGCGCCGGCGGGACCCGCGGCTGGTAGAGCACCGCGGGCGGATCGTTCGGTACGGTATTGTCAAAAGCTGCGGCGCGATCGGCGCCGACAATGAAGGCGCACGCGCTGCCGAGCAGCGCGACAGACATTTTCTTGAACATCGACGTACTCTGTACTGTTTCGTCTCATTGCATTCGCCGCCGAACGCGTTGGCTGTCCGCGTCCTCGACGTGGTCAATAAAGAGCAAACTCCGTTTCGTTTGGTAAACGGAAGCAGCGTTTCGATTCACCACGTCGCGAGCGGCGCTGCAATTTGGCGATCAGCGTTTATTTTCGATGAAGGGGCGAGCCTCATGGTTAATCGCCCGTTTGCATGCCGGCGCGCGCGGCCGCACAACAGTTCCTGCTGTGAACCTCGTGTTAAATTGCTTCTGCCTACAAAGACGCGTGAGTGAGGTGGGGGGAGTTCCTGATGGCTGTTCACCGCAAGCGTTTTCGTGTCGAGGATATCGCCGGTGGCGAGATGCCGATTCTTGACGTAGCAGAAGAGGCAGGCCCGATGCATAGCGAGATTATGGCGGAGCTGCGCGCGATCCGCGCACAGATGGCAAAGGGCTCGGTGCCCCTGAGCGGCAGCGCGGCCATGGCGGCGATCGACGCCTCCACGGCCCAGGAGCTTTCCGACGCACGCACGATGCTCGATACCTATCGGGCCCAGATCGAGCAGTGCGAGAAGCTGAAGGTCGAGCTCGACCTCATCCATGACGCCATCGACCGCACCAAGCGCGAGATCGCGACCCTGCACGGCAAGAGCTTCGACGGCGGCGAGATGGCCAAGGTCAACGGCGAGCTCGGTGCGGTGGTCGGCGGTACCGAACAGGCGACCCAGCAGATTCTCGAAGCCGCCGAGTCGATCGACCAGTCGGCATCCGCCCTCGGCAAGGTCGACTCGATCGACCAGCAGAAGCGCCTCGCCGACGACATCCAGGAACGCGTCATCTCGATCTTCGAGGCCTGCAACTTCCAGGACCTGACCGGCCAGCGCATCAGCAAGGTGATGGGCACGATGAAGTTCATCGAGCAGCACATCAATGCGATGATGGACATCTGGGGTGGCGTGGACGCGATCAAGTCCCACGTGCCGGCGCAGGTCGACACCCGCAGCGAGGACGACAAGCTGCTCAACGGCCCGAAGCTCGCCGGCGACGTCGGCCACGCCTCGCAGGACGACATCGACGCGCTGTTCGACTGAGCGAACGCGACAGAGAGACAAACAAAACGCCGGCGCGAGCCGGCGTTTTTGTTTCTCGTCATTGCGAGGAGCGAAGCGACGAAGCAATCCAGGCTGCCTCCGCAGAGACAGCCTGGATTGCTTCGCTTCGCTCGCAATGACGAGGGGTTAGGTCAGCGCCCGCCTTACGCCCTTGGCGCGCAGCGGACGTAGACCATGTTGCCGTAGCGGGTGGCGGCGTCCTTATCGATGAAGCGGGTGATCATGACGCGGCCGTCGAAGGAGACGATCTCGCGGTCCTGCTCGCCTGGCGTCGGACCGGACGGGCCGATATAGTTCTTGCCGCTCGGCGAGCCCTTCAGCCGCAGCTCCTGCGGCGTGGCCTGGTCGGCCAGATGCATGACCACGCCGCCGGAGGTACCGGCGCCGATTACGTAAGGGTTTTTGCACTGGGCCCGCGCGGCCGCCTCGGTGCGGGCGCGGTCGGCCGGGTTCTGGAACGAGGCAAGGCCCCAGCGGCCGACGATCTCGTCGGCGCGGATCGAGGCCGGCATCTCCGGCGCGACGCCGGGCTCGGTCTCGGGCGCCGGCTGAGACGACGAGAAGGACGGCAGGCTCATGCCGCCGCCGCAGGCGCCGAGCAGCAATGCCAGGCAAGAGGCGGCGGCCAGATTGGCAAATGTGCGCGCGTGAGCTGAACTGATCATGGCATCCCCCCGAACAAGACCATGGCCGCATCCCTCCCGCAGCCAAGCGCAAAACCGCAGCCGTAGCAATGACGTCCTAATATACGCCAGCGCGCCGAACGAGTTTCCAGTCCCACCATCCTATATCCGCCTCACCAATCGCTTAACCACCTTTGCTTGACAGGATCGCAGCCAAGCCATATCCCCTGCGCCTATTAGCACTCGAAAAGACCGATTGCTAAGGGCGCCGTTCGATCCTCGGGAAGAGGATGGACGGCAGCGCCGCCCCCACCCACATCCGCTGCTTTCGGAAAAGCGAGCCTCCAAAGGGAAACGTCATGGCTAAGTCCAAATTTCGTCCGCTGCATGACCGTGTCGTGGTCAAACGTATCGACGCCGAGGAAAAGTCCAAGGGCGGCATCATCATCCCCGACACCGCCAAGGAAAAGCCGTCCCAGGGCGAAGTCGTCGCCGTCGGCTCCGGCGGCCGTGACGAAGCTGGCAAGCTGATTCCGATCGACCTCAAGGTCGGCGACCGCGTTCTGTTCGGCAAGTGGTCCGGCACCGAGGTCAAGATCGACAACGAAGAGCTCCTGATCATGAAGGAGTCGGACATCATGGGCGTGATGGCCTAAGGCCAGACGCCTGAACGGCCGCTGAATGCCATGCCCGGATCATCAGGTCCGGGCATCCATCATTCCGCCGCACAGCACCAAACAAGACACATCACGAAACACGAGGGACTGCAGATCATGGCTGCCAAGGACGTCAAATTTTCCGGAGACGCGCGCGATCGCATGCTGCGCGGCGTCGACATTCTCGCCAACGCCGTCAAGGTGACGCTCGGCCCCAAGGGCCGCAACGTCGTCATCGAGAAGAGCTTCGGCGCGCCCCGCATCACCAAGGACGGCGTCACCGTCGCCAAGGAGATCGAGCTCGAGGACAAGTTCGAGAACATGGGCGCCCAGATGGTGCGTGAGGTCGCATCCAAGACCAACGACCTCGCCGGCGACGGCACCACCACCGCGACCGTGCTGGCCCAATCCATCGTGCGCGAAGGTGCCAAGTCGGTTGCCGCCGGCATGAACCCGATGGACCTCAAGCGCGGCATCGACATCGCGGTCGCAGCCGTCGTCAAGGACATCGAGAAGCGCGCCAAGCCGGTCGCCTCCTCCGCCGAGGTCGCCCAGGTCGGCACCATCTCGGCCAACGGCGATGCCGCCATCGGCAAGATGATCGCCCAGGCGATGCAGAAGGTCGGCAACGAGGGCGTCATCACCGTCGAGGAAAACAAGTCGCTCGACACCGAAGTCGACATCGTCGAGGGCATGAAGTTCGACCGCGGCTATCTCAGCCCCTACTTCGTCACCAACCCCGAGAAGATGACCGCCGAGCTCGAGGACGCCTACATCCTCCTGCACGAGAAGAAGCTCTCCGGCCTGCAAGCCATGCTGCCGGTGCTGGAAGCCGTGGTGCAGTCGGGTAAGCCGCTCGTCATCATCGCCGAGGACGTCGAGGGCGAGGCGCTGGCCACCCTGGTCGTCAACCGCCTGCGTGGCGGCCTCAAGGTTGCCGCCGTCAAGGCGCCGGGCTTCGGTGATCGCCGCAAGGCCATGCTGGAAGACCTCGCGATCCTGACCGGCGGTCAGCTGATCTCCGAAGACCTCGGCATGAAGCTCGAGAACGTCACGGTGAAGATGCTGGGACGCGCGGGCAAGGTCGTGATCGACAAGGAGAACACCACGATCGTCAAGGGCGCCGGCAAGAAGCCGGAAATCGAGGCCCGCGTCGGCCAGATCAAGGCCCAGATCGAGGAGACCACCTCGGACTACGACCGTGAGAAGCTCCAGGAGCGTCTCGCCAAGCTTGCCGGCGGCGTCGCGGTGATCCGCGTCGGCGGCGCCACCGAGATCGAGGTCAAGGAGAAGAAGGACCGCGTCGAGGACGCGCTCAACGCCACCCGCGCCGCGGTGCAGGAAGGCATCGTCCCCGGCGGCGGCGTGACGCTGCTGCGCGCCAAGAAGGCGGTCGGCCGTCTCACCAACCCCAATGCCGACGTGCAGGCCGGCATCAACATCGTGCTGAAGGCGCTGGAAGCTCCGATCCGCCAGATCTCGGAGAATGCCGGCGTGGAGGGTTCGATCGTGGTCGGCAAGATCCTCGAGAACAAGTCCGAGACCTTCGGCTTCGACGCCCAGACCGAGGAGTATGTCGACATGATCGGGAAGGGCATCATCGATCCCGCCAAGGTGGTGCGCACCGCGCTCCAGGACGCCTCGTCCGTGGCCGGCCTCCTGGTCACCACCGAAGCCATGGTCGCCGAGGCGCCGAAGAAGGAAGCCGCGCCCGGCATGCCGGCCGGCGGCATGGGCGGCTTCTAAGCCCATCCTCACCTGACAGTATTGCGAAGGCCGCCTCCGGGCGGCCTTCTTTTTTGCCGATCATGCCTCACGCTTTCCGATTCAACCGGCGGCCAAAACCCACTACGGTGGCGCCGATTCTTTCGATCGAGGATTTCGTCAATGCGCGCGCTTCTGATCTGCTCCACCGCCGTTTTGGCGATCCTGCTTGCAGTTCCGCCCGAGGTCGCCTCGGCCCAGATGAAGCTGTCGCCGAAGGCCACGGCGCCGGGCGGCATGGAGACGCGCTATTTCACCTCGATCGACGGCCTGATGGACGGCAATGCCGACGTGATCCTGAAAGAGACGCGGCAGGGCAAGACGGTCACTGCGGCGGTGCTCGACGTCTGCTACCCCGTCGCCAAGAACTCCGACCGCAAGGACCGCTTCGTCGTCAATCTCCAGATCGCGGGCCAGACGCTGACCGGCACGACCGCGAGCCTCGGCGCGAAGGCGCCTGTTACGGTCAAGCTCACGCGCAAGCCGACCGGCGACACCTTCGAGTTCCGCGGCCAGATCGGCATCGGCCAGACCGTGACCGAGGTGACCTCGCCCGACAATGCCGATCTCAGCGAGAAGGAATTTCTGGACAACCAGACCACCGACGACGGCATCACGCCCCAGCCGAAGGATTTTACCGAAGTCTCGCCGGAGGCGATCGCGGTCAAGGTCAAGCTGGATAACGCGACCGACTTCCTGAAGAGCCTCAAGGGCCAGGACGTCGAAGTGACGCTGGCAAGTCTCTCCGTCGGCTGCGACGCGTTGCGTGCCGGCGAGCAGACCATCAACATGTCGGTCGATCCAGAGCGCGCGGTCGCGCTGCTCGCGAAATTCAAGGCGATGCCGGGTGTCACAGCCGCGGGCTGGACCGCGGGGCTGGCCGAGATGGACCGCACCATCCGCATCTCCGCCGCCGACTGGCGCGACGGCGACAAGATCAACCGCGACAAGCTCGCCGCTGCAATTGCCGGCGTGCTGAGCAAGACGCTCGCGGCCAAGCCGGCCTCGCAGAGCTTCAACGCCGCCACCGGCAAGCTCAAGCTCGTCTTCAAGCGGCCGAACCAGGATTTCCCGGCGCTCGAGCTCACCGACACGATCGAGGTCTCGGGCCTCGTCTCCGCGGACAAGCCGGGGACGACGGACAAGCTGATCGTCTGGATCGGCAGCCCCTCGACCACGACCGCCGACGAGAGCAGCGGCGCGAAGCTCAACGTGTCGGACGAAGCGACGGCCGATGAAGAAGGCGACCAGCCCGACGACAACGGCTCGATCGAGGCGCTCGCTAGGGAGTTGAAAGGCCAGCGCTGGGACGCCGACAAGTCGGTGTGGAAGTAGGCTCTCGTGCCCCGGACGCAGCGCAGCGCTTCTGCAGCGGTGCGCTGCAGAGCCGGGGCCCAGAAGCCTCACAGTGAAGTCGCGGATAGATTCTGGGTCCCGGCTCTGCGGCGCATCGCTTGCGCGCTGCGCCTTGTCCGGGACACGAGAGAGCTAATTCCCGTTCGTCCGAAAGCGCAGCGGCTTCGGGCCGATCAGCGTGAGCACGTCACCCTGGCGCTTCCAGGTCTCGACGGCGGCGAGCGCCGTGACGAGATCGTCATCGGCCTGGGCCTTTACCGGCGGACAGGAACGATCCTGAATTGCGCCGGGAACGAAAATCACGGTGTTGCCGGCCACCGAGAACTGGCCTTTGCCGCCCTTGCACCAGAGCTCGAGCACGACCTCGCCATTGTCACCGATCTCGATGTTCGGGATCCGCTTCGAACCGGGCTGCGGCACGGCCTCCAGCGTCATCTCGGTGCCGAAGGGAAAGCCCTCCTCGGCATGCGCGGCAACCGACATCAGGAGCACGGCGACAGCTGCAAACATCATTCGCTTGACCAAAACCATAGAACCTTCCGATCGTCTTGATTTGCCGCGTCTTTTATAAGACGGCGAGGCCGTTGAGAAGGTTCGCGGGCGACCAACGTAAAACCCCCGCAAGGCGCGAAGCCATGCGGGGATTTGCGTCGAAGCCAGGCGCTGCCGGCTACTTCAGGACCAGCTCCGTGAACGGCCAGACATAGGCCTGCAATGTCACGAACAAGCCGACGAGGCAGGCCAGCACGATCGAGTGCCAGAACACAAAGCGCAGGATCGAGCCCTCATGGCCGTACCAGTTGGTCGCGGTGGAGGCGACGACGATCGATTGCGCGTCGATCATCTTGCCCATCACGCCGCCGGACGAGTTCGCCGCCGCCATCAGGATCGGCGACAGGCCGAGCTGCTGCGAGGTGATCTTCTGGAGGTTGCCGAACAGGATGTTCGAGGCGGTATCCGATCCCGTCAACGCAACGCCCAACCAGCCGAGCAGCGTGCCGAAGAAGGGGTAGAGCACGCCGGTTGCGGCGAAGGCGAGACCGAGCGTTGCGTCCACACCCGAGAGACGGGTGAGCGTGCCGATGGCAAGCATCGCCGAGATCGTGATCAGCGAGATCGCGCACAGCCGAATCGTACGGCCATATTCCGCGAGCATCCTCGCCGGCGAAAACCCGGCCAAGGCCGCGGATATGATTGCCGCGATCAGCATGCCCGTGCCGGTGAACGACAGATAGGTGAATGCGAACACCGCGCCCTCAGGCGTCGGCTTCGCCGCCACCGGCGGCACCTTGTTGATCATATTGTGCAGATCCGGAACTGGATAGTTCACGGTGAAGATCGAGTTCGCCCAGGTCTTGAACGCGCCGTTACCCCAGATCAGCATGACGACGCAGACGATGATCCACGGCAGCAAGGCGGTCCAGAGCTCGCGTTGCGTGAGCGGGGTTCTGTCCATCGATGCCGGCTTGGTCATGGTCGCGGCCGATTCGTCCCTGCCTCGGAGCGCCGGCGACAGCCAGAGCTGCTTCGGTTGCCAGACCTTGAGGAACAGAATCAGGCAACCCATCGAGATCAGCGACGCGCCGATATCGACGATCCAGGGATTGATGTAATTCGAGATCACGAATTGCGGGATCGCGAACGATACGCCGGTAACGAGGATTGCCGGCCAGATGTCCTTCATGCCCTTCCAGCCCGCGAACGCCCACACCACCCAGAAAGGCACGATCAGCGAGAACAGCGGCAACTGCCGTCCGACCATCGCGCCGAGGATGTAGGGATCGAGCCCCGTGACGGTAGCAAGGCCCTGGATCGGCGTGCCGAGCGCGCCATAGGCAACCGGTGCGGTGTTGGCGATCAGCGACAGACCCGAAGCCGCAAGCGGCGAGAAGCCAAGCCCGATCAGGACGGACCCCGTAATGGCGACCGGCGTACCGAAGCCAGAGGCGCCTTCGAAGAAGGCACCGAAGGAAAACGCAATCAGCAACAGCTGCAGACGCCGATCCTCCGTGACGCCGCCGACCGCGCGCTTCAATAAGTCGAATTGGCCCGTTGCAACCGTGATCTGATAGAGGAAGATAACGTTCAACACGATCCAGCCGATCGGGAAGAAGCCGGCAACGACGCCGAGTGCCGAGGCACGAAGCGACATGCCTGCCGGCATCGTGAAGATAAAGATAGCGATCAGGTTGGTCAGGATCACGGCGATGACCGCCGCGATATGCGCTTTGACGCGCCCGCTCGCGATCAGGACCAGCAACGTGACGACAGGTATCGCCGCCGCGATCGTCGACAGCACCGGGCTGTGCAGCGGATCATAGATTTGATTCCACATGGTCTTCCTCCCCCACGCCTGTCTGCGGCAGGCGGCCCGCGTGGACAGCCGAACCTGCTTGACGCTGGAAGCGATAACCCCTGATCAGGATGCGAATTCCTCGCGAATGTCGCGGTTCCCGTCCCGCTCACAAGCCCGCGAAGTCCTGGAGGCCCCCACCCCACGCCGTTGCGCCCATGCTAGGGTTGCAAGCCGCGACAAGCCAACGCAAATTGCAGAAATTGCGACTTTAGTCTAAGCGCACCCCATTTCCGCCGTG
This portion of the Bradyrhizobium diazoefficiens genome encodes:
- a CDS encoding L-lactate permease — encoded protein: MWNQIYDPLHSPVLSTIAAAIPVVTLLVLIASGRVKAHIAAVIAVILTNLIAIFIFTMPAGMSLRASALGVVAGFFPIGWIVLNVIFLYQITVATGQFDLLKRAVGGVTEDRRLQLLLIAFSFGAFFEGASGFGTPVAITGSVLIGLGFSPLAASGLSLIANTAPVAYGALGTPIQGLATVTGLDPYILGAMVGRQLPLFSLIVPFWVVWAFAGWKGMKDIWPAILVTGVSFAIPQFVISNYINPWIVDIGASLISMGCLILFLKVWQPKQLWLSPALRGRDESAATMTKPASMDRTPLTQRELWTALLPWIIVCVVMLIWGNGAFKTWANSIFTVNYPVPDLHNMINKVPPVAAKPTPEGAVFAFTYLSFTGTGMLIAAIISAALAGFSPARMLAEYGRTIRLCAISLITISAMLAIGTLTRLSGVDATLGLAFAATGVLYPFFGTLLGWLGVALTGSDTASNILFGNLQKITSQQLGLSPILMAAANSSGGVMGKMIDAQSIVVASTATNWYGHEGSILRFVFWHSIVLACLVGLFVTLQAYVWPFTELVLK
- a CDS encoding co-chaperone GroES, which codes for MAKSKFRPLHDRVVVKRIDAEEKSKGGIIIPDTAKEKPSQGEVVAVGSGGRDEAGKLIPIDLKVGDRVLFGKWSGTEVKIDNEELLIMKESDIMGVMA
- the groL gene encoding chaperonin GroEL (60 kDa chaperone family; promotes refolding of misfolded polypeptides especially under stressful conditions; forms two stacked rings of heptamers to form a barrel-shaped 14mer; ends can be capped by GroES; misfolded proteins enter the barrel where they are refolded when GroES binds), which gives rise to MAAKDVKFSGDARDRMLRGVDILANAVKVTLGPKGRNVVIEKSFGAPRITKDGVTVAKEIELEDKFENMGAQMVREVASKTNDLAGDGTTTATVLAQSIVREGAKSVAAGMNPMDLKRGIDIAVAAVVKDIEKRAKPVASSAEVAQVGTISANGDAAIGKMIAQAMQKVGNEGVITVEENKSLDTEVDIVEGMKFDRGYLSPYFVTNPEKMTAELEDAYILLHEKKLSGLQAMLPVLEAVVQSGKPLVIIAEDVEGEALATLVVNRLRGGLKVAAVKAPGFGDRRKAMLEDLAILTGGQLISEDLGMKLENVTVKMLGRAGKVVIDKENTTIVKGAGKKPEIEARVGQIKAQIEETTSDYDREKLQERLAKLAGGVAVIRVGGATEIEVKEKKDRVEDALNATRAAVQEGIVPGGGVTLLRAKKAVGRLTNPNADVQAGINIVLKALEAPIRQISENAGVEGSIVVGKILENKSETFGFDAQTEEYVDMIGKGIIDPAKVVRTALQDASSVAGLLVTTEAMVAEAPKKEAAPGMPAGGMGGF
- a CDS encoding L,D-transpeptidase — encoded protein: MFKKMSVALLGSACAFIVGADRAAAFDNTVPNDPPAVLYQPRVPPAPVRVASNANMGGGFIEFLFGDGPGRGPAYAPQQSIYQQQPAYADPRGLPPMGELQMQGGYQQGASLQQEAIDPRQRPFDPKFEKQLVDYSGKESAGTIVVDSSNKFLYLVEGNGRAMRYGIGVGREGFTWSGVKSITAKREWPNWTPPAEMLARRPDLPRHMEGGPENPLGARAMYLGSTLYRIHGSNEPWTIGTNVSSGCIRMRNEDVIDLYGRVNVGTKVVVM
- a CDS encoding META domain-containing protein, with the translated sequence MVLVKRMMFAAVAVLLMSVAAHAEEGFPFGTEMTLEAVPQPGSKRIPNIEIGDNGEVVLELWCKGGKGQFSVAGNTVIFVPGAIQDRSCPPVKAQADDDLVTALAAVETWKRQGDVLTLIGPKPLRFRTNGN
- a CDS encoding protein phosphatase CheZ, with amino-acid sequence MAVHRKRFRVEDIAGGEMPILDVAEEAGPMHSEIMAELRAIRAQMAKGSVPLSGSAAMAAIDASTAQELSDARTMLDTYRAQIEQCEKLKVELDLIHDAIDRTKREIATLHGKSFDGGEMAKVNGELGAVVGGTEQATQQILEAAESIDQSASALGKVDSIDQQKRLADDIQERVISIFEACNFQDLTGQRISKVMGTMKFIEQHINAMMDIWGGVDAIKSHVPAQVDTRSEDDKLLNGPKLAGDVGHASQDDIDALFD